A window of Pomacea canaliculata isolate SZHN2017 linkage group LG3, ASM307304v1, whole genome shotgun sequence contains these coding sequences:
- the LOC112559713 gene encoding LOW QUALITY PROTEIN: iduronate 2-sulfatase-like (The sequence of the model RefSeq protein was modified relative to this genomic sequence to represent the inferred CDS: deleted 1 base in 1 codon; substituted 1 base at 1 genomic stop codon), whose translation MAWCTRHTTACLLLVCGALAVVEASKLNVLFLVVDDLRPQLGCYGQTFMSTPNVDQLASRSVRFNRAYIQQAVCSPSRTSFLTGRRPDTTRIFDLSTYFRNISGNFTTLPQHFKSSGYVTQSVGKIFHPGVASGGTDDYPYSWSNPAHHAPSESQRTAKVCPGPGGNKYFSARCPVNVQEQPDKTLPDIQNTDFAIQFLQNRSSDQKPFFLALGFHKPHLPFKFPEEYLSVYPLSTIQPAPNPQYPRKLPEVAYAPWDEIRIYDDVAALNLTYPFQLMPEQYQLLLRQAYYAATTYIDAQVGRVLAALEQNGFANNTIVTFHGDHGWQLGEHDEWCKHTNFELATRVPMMVYIPGVTSQAPLVAGFSLPRRITFGKSRCGWENEPRHRHAHEHRRRQFASREPRHXSAGGGRGPVCHSLGAGGFGGSPTCPPAPFNISLCTEGSSLVPVIRNVTGTGVNTPLRWKAAVFSQYPRPSLKPENDSDNALLSDIRFMGYTMRTDEYRYTEWVAYDPATFTANWTHVYARELYLHTSDPEENSNVADDPEYADLVGSLSKQLREGWRKALPGNAHS comes from the exons ATGGCCTGGTGCACACGGCACACTACCGCCTGCCTTCTGCTTGTGTGCGGGGCCCTGGCAGTAGTAG AAGCGTCCAAACTGAACGTCCTCTTCCTGGTGGTGGATGACCTACGACCTCAGCTGGGCTGCTATGGCCAAACCTTTATGTCGACACCCAATGTGGACCAGCTGGCCTCTAGAAGTGTGCGCTTTAATCGCGCGTACATTCAG CAAGCGGTGTGCTCCCCCAGCCGCACATCCTTCCTGACCGGCAGGCGCCCGGACACCACCCGCATCTTTGATTTGTCCACCTACTTCCGCAACATCTCGGGCAACTTCACCACCTTGCCGCAACACTTCAAAAGCAGCGGCTACGTCACTCAGTCCGTGGGCAAGATCTTTCACCCAG GAGTAGCATCAGGAGGTACAGATGACTACCCGTACAGCTGGTCAAACCCCGCACACCACGCTCCATCTGAGAGTCAGCGCACGGCAAAG gtgtgtccgGGACCGGGCGGTAACAAGTATTTCAGCGCCAGGTGTCCGGTCAACGTGCAGGAGCAGCCGGACAAGACGCTGCCAGACATCCAGAACACAGACTTCGCCATCCAGTTCCTGCAGAACCGGTCTTCAGACCAAAAACCTTTCTTTCTGGCTCTGGGATTTCACAAGCCGCACTTACCGTTCAAGTTTCCAGAGGAATATTTGA GTGTCTACCCATTGTCTACAATTCAGCCAGCACCGAATCCCCAGTACCCTCGTAAATTACCGGAGGTAGCCTACGCACCCTGGGATGAGATACGCATCTATGATGATGTCGCTGCACTGAATCTCACCTACCCCTTCCAGCTGATGCCAGAACAGTACCAG ttGTTACTTCGTCAAGCGTATTACGCAGCCACAACCTACATTGATGCTCAGGTGGGCCGAGTGCTGGCGGCGCTGGAGCAGAACGGCTTTGCTAACAACACCATAGTAACTTTCCACGGAGACCACG GGTGGCAGCTCGGGGAACACGATGAGTGGTGCAAGCACACTAATTTCGAGCTGGCGACGCGGGTGCCCATGATGGTGTACATTCCGGGTGTCACTTCGCAAGCGCCCCTGGTGGCAGGGTTTTCCCTTCCGCGACGCATTACCTTCGGCAAGTCTCGCTGTGGGTGGGAGAACGAACCGCGACACCGTCATGCACATGAGCATCGAAGACGACAATTTGCAAGCCGGGAGCCTCGCCACTGATCTGCTGGTGGAGGCCGTGGACCTGTTTGCCACTCTCTCGGAGCTGGCGGGTTTGGAGGTTCCCCCACGTGTCCCCCCGCTCCCTTTAACATCAGTTTATGTACGGAAGGTTCGAGTCTCGTTCCCGTGATCCGAAATGTGACGGGTACAGGGGTAAACACCCCGTTACGCTGGAAGGCGGCGGTGTTCAGTCAGTACCCTCGGCCCTCGCTAAAACCAGAGAACGACAGCGACAACGCCCTGCTGAGCGACATCCGGTTCATGGGGTACACCATGCGCACC GATGAATACCGCTACACAGAGTGGGTGGCCTATGACCCCGCAACCTTCACTGCCAACTGGACGCACGTGTACGCGCGCGAACTGTACCTCCACACCAGCGACCCCGAAGAGAACAGCAACGTGGCTGATGACCCCGAGTACGCTGACCTCGTGGGAAGTCTGTCCAAACAACTAAGGGAAGGCTGGAGAAAGGCTCTGCCTGGTAACGCTCACTCTTAG